The following proteins come from a genomic window of Pyramidobacter piscolens W5455:
- a CDS encoding acyl-CoA carboxylase subunit beta: protein MAVKTIDELCNVLLDKRAKAAAGGGEKAVAKHKAKGSLTARERIDLLMDEGSFVELDEFVEHRCTNFGMENKKYLGDGVVTGYGTVGGRIVYVFSQDFTVLGGSLGQMHAAKICKVMDLALRNGCPIVGINDSGGARIQEAVDALDGYGGIFYRNTISSGIIPQMSVIVGPTAGGAVYSPALTDYIFMVDKISIMHITGPAVIKTVTGEEISSEELGGAKTHNSRSGNAHFFAASEQECFQQVRDVLSYLPSNNMGDAPRVATSDPVSRAEMALRTMVPTDSNKGYDVHSVIKAVVDDGKFVEVQAMWAKNIVIGYASFDGLPVGIVANQASVMAGCLDIDCSDKASRFIRHCDAFNLPIVTFVDVPGYLPGKAQEWGGIIRHGAKMLYAYSEATVPLITVVMRKAYGGAYIGMCSKALGADSVLAWPQSQIAVMGAAGAANIIFRKEIEAAKDPQAERAELISEYEDAFATPYQAASRGYVDKVILPEETRYEVIQALKAHRTKRQALPRKKHGVMPN, encoded by the coding sequence ATGGCGGTAAAAACCATCGATGAGCTTTGCAATGTACTTCTCGACAAGCGCGCCAAGGCGGCGGCCGGCGGCGGCGAGAAGGCCGTTGCCAAGCACAAGGCCAAGGGCAGTCTCACGGCTCGTGAGAGAATCGATCTCCTCATGGATGAAGGATCGTTTGTCGAGCTTGACGAATTTGTGGAACATCGCTGCACGAATTTCGGCATGGAGAACAAAAAATATTTAGGCGACGGCGTCGTTACCGGCTACGGCACGGTCGGCGGGCGCATCGTTTACGTTTTCAGCCAGGACTTTACGGTCCTCGGCGGTTCTCTGGGACAGATGCATGCCGCCAAGATCTGCAAAGTCATGGACCTTGCCCTTCGCAACGGCTGTCCGATCGTCGGCATCAACGACAGCGGCGGAGCCCGCATTCAGGAAGCCGTTGACGCTTTGGACGGCTACGGTGGAATCTTTTACCGCAATACCATTTCCAGCGGCATCATCCCGCAGATGTCGGTCATCGTCGGTCCGACGGCCGGCGGCGCGGTGTACAGTCCCGCTCTGACGGACTACATCTTTATGGTTGACAAGATCAGCATCATGCATATCACGGGCCCCGCCGTCATCAAGACGGTGACCGGCGAAGAGATTTCCAGCGAGGAGTTGGGCGGCGCCAAAACTCATAACAGCCGGTCTGGCAACGCGCATTTCTTTGCGGCTTCGGAGCAGGAATGTTTCCAGCAGGTTCGTGACGTGCTGAGCTACTTGCCCAGCAACAACATGGGCGACGCGCCCCGCGTGGCGACGAGCGACCCTGTCTCCCGCGCGGAGATGGCCCTGCGCACCATGGTGCCCACCGACTCCAACAAGGGATACGATGTGCACAGCGTGATCAAGGCGGTGGTTGATGACGGCAAGTTCGTCGAGGTTCAGGCGATGTGGGCCAAGAACATTGTGATCGGCTATGCCAGCTTCGACGGTTTGCCGGTTGGCATTGTCGCCAATCAGGCCAGCGTGATGGCGGGATGTCTCGATATCGACTGCTCCGACAAGGCGAGCCGTTTTATCCGTCACTGCGACGCCTTTAACCTTCCGATCGTGACGTTCGTCGACGTCCCCGGCTACCTGCCCGGCAAGGCGCAGGAGTGGGGCGGCATCATCCGCCACGGCGCCAAGATGCTGTACGCTTACAGCGAGGCGACCGTGCCCCTGATCACGGTGGTAATGCGCAAAGCTTACGGCGGCGCTTACATCGGTATGTGCTCCAAGGCGCTGGGGGCCGATTCTGTCCTTGCCTGGCCGCAGTCGCAGATCGCCGTCATGGGAGCGGCCGGTGCGGCCAATATCATCTTCCGCAAGGAGATCGAAGCGGCCAAGGATCCTCAGGCTGAGCGCGCCGAGCTCATCAGCGAGTACGAAGACGCCTTCGCGACGCCGTATCAGGCGGCCAGCCGCGGCTACGTCGACAAGGTCATCCTCCCCGAAGAAACTCGCTACGAAGTCATCCAGGCGTTGAAGGCTCATCGCACAAAACGTCAGGCCCTGCCCCGCAAGAAGCACGGCGTCATGCCCAACTAG
- a CDS encoding Gfo/Idh/MocA family protein: MGSIRVGVIGVGHLGRIHARIYKELMGAKLVGVVDSSLSAAEEIGAQYGVPAYTDVERFVSEQRPEAISVVVPTVAHFDVAGRLARQGIHLLIEKPVTSTVEQASALLDIARDNGIVLQVGHVERFNSAIRYLDGEIKNDPLCIQSRRQGPFSSRIGDVGVVLDLMIHDIDIVLSLVKSEIAAINAMGRKIRTNHEDLAVAQIAFRSGAIADIQVSRVAERRLRQMDVMCRDKYYSVNFETQDVMVHHAPQTSAAGSLIEVIEHPLLPKGEPLKQELQHFMTCVREGRQPLVGISDGKRALQVAVDILKQIHFQD; this comes from the coding sequence GTGGGGAGTATCAGAGTTGGCGTCATCGGGGTAGGGCATCTTGGCCGTATCCACGCGCGCATATACAAAGAACTGATGGGAGCAAAGCTGGTCGGCGTCGTTGACAGCTCTCTTTCAGCCGCAGAGGAGATTGGCGCGCAGTATGGCGTGCCGGCCTATACCGACGTGGAACGTTTCGTCAGCGAACAGAGACCCGAAGCGATCAGCGTTGTCGTCCCGACCGTTGCTCATTTTGACGTGGCCGGCCGTCTGGCCCGGCAGGGAATCCACCTGTTGATCGAGAAACCGGTAACGAGCACCGTGGAGCAGGCTTCGGCGCTTTTGGATATCGCCCGGGACAACGGCATCGTTCTCCAGGTGGGGCACGTGGAGCGGTTCAACAGCGCGATTCGTTATCTTGACGGCGAGATCAAAAACGATCCGCTCTGCATTCAGTCGCGTCGCCAGGGCCCCTTTTCGTCACGGATCGGCGATGTGGGGGTCGTGCTCGATCTGATGATTCACGACATCGATATCGTGCTTTCGCTCGTGAAGTCCGAAATTGCGGCGATCAACGCGATGGGACGCAAGATTCGCACGAATCACGAGGACCTTGCCGTCGCTCAGATCGCTTTCAGGTCGGGGGCGATCGCGGACATTCAGGTAAGCCGGGTGGCGGAACGCCGTCTGCGCCAGATGGATGTCATGTGCCGCGACAAGTACTATTCCGTGAACTTTGAAACTCAGGACGTAATGGTTCATCACGCGCCGCAGACGTCGGCCGCCGGGAGTTTGATCGAGGTGATCGAACACCCTCTGCTGCCGAAAGGGGAGCCGCTCAAACAGGAACTTCAACATTTTATGACCTGCGTGCGCGAGGGGCGCCAGCCTCTGGTCGGAATTTCGGATGGCAAGCGGGCGCTTCAGGTGGCGGTGGACATATTGAAACAGATTCATTTTCAGGATTGA
- a CDS encoding polyphenol oxidase family protein, with the protein MDGCKSFTIASHHGFYDYPLPPQAPFHVRISLKGVSAQEEIERLAARAPFVLLSQVHGARVISADRALLYPEKDQADGLLIAPGDATCGLRYGDCAPVVILSLGEAPWILALHSGFKGTLKNICASGMALARERFGSAAPQDLYAWVGPCISGTCYSRRREDPSTAEALKVFVARAVRVAGDYALIDLKRQIAEQLREQRVPDEHIFLESQCTCCQTELFYSHRRSTRESDPRMLLTIQTERPQKSECT; encoded by the coding sequence ATGGATGGCTGTAAATCTTTTACGATCGCGTCGCATCACGGTTTTTACGATTATCCGCTGCCCCCGCAGGCGCCCTTTCATGTGCGGATCTCTTTGAAAGGCGTCAGCGCGCAGGAAGAGATCGAACGCCTGGCGGCGCGTGCTCCGTTCGTCTTGCTCAGCCAGGTCCACGGCGCGCGCGTGATTTCCGCAGATCGGGCGCTCCTTTATCCTGAGAAAGATCAGGCCGACGGTCTGCTGATCGCGCCTGGAGACGCGACCTGCGGCCTGCGCTATGGTGACTGCGCGCCGGTCGTGATTCTCTCGCTTGGGGAAGCTCCCTGGATTCTGGCGCTGCATTCCGGTTTCAAGGGGACTTTGAAAAATATCTGCGCTTCGGGAATGGCGCTGGCCCGCGAAAGATTTGGCAGCGCCGCTCCGCAGGACCTTTATGCGTGGGTGGGGCCGTGTATTTCTGGAACGTGTTACAGTCGCCGCCGGGAAGATCCTTCCACCGCGGAGGCCCTGAAAGTTTTTGTCGCGCGGGCCGTCCGCGTGGCGGGCGATTACGCGTTGATCGACCTGAAAAGACAGATCGCCGAGCAGTTGCGGGAACAGCGCGTTCCTGACGAACATATCTTCCTCGAATCCCAGTGCACGTGCTGCCAGACCGAACTGTTCTACTCCCACAGGCGTTCCACCCGGGAAAGCGACCCGCGAATGCTTCTTACGATACAGACTGAAAGGCCACAAAAGTCGGAGTGTACGTGA
- a CDS encoding bifunctional folylpolyglutamate synthase/dihydrofolate synthase codes for MDRFECWDAVEKRLNSLTSPESLSGLVFVEKVFEELGDPSRFPAIHIAGTNGKGSTAACLDSMLRAAGYKTALYTSPHLTCLGERLLIDGQMLGGEKWLDALERISVVLKKLPEVRLGYFQALTAAAFWLIEREKVDAAVIETGLGGRLDATNMLRRPLLSVITPLGMDHMHLLGNSLSEIAAEKFGIVKPGGRALYCGGEAALNEQFRRRCAEVSAVGEIFSEHCRIAGVQTSLDGNRFIYASPRGTRRCFVRLAGLHQPENASLALRALEIISDKLPCDAAAMEKGLAEVSWPGRMEVMHRNPDVILDGAHNPHGTAALIRSLKALYGDRPLSFVYTSMADKDYAASLALYARAFPQARLFCVELEGAPRCENAEILARTAAAFPWKREPLAVKDPRTALKNAMALGNPVILCGSLYFIGTVRRRIKDDGWL; via the coding sequence ATGGATCGTTTCGAGTGCTGGGATGCTGTCGAAAAGCGCCTGAACTCCCTGACAAGCCCCGAGTCGCTTTCGGGGCTTGTTTTTGTAGAGAAAGTTTTTGAGGAACTTGGAGATCCGTCGAGATTTCCTGCCATTCATATCGCCGGAACGAACGGCAAAGGCTCCACGGCCGCCTGCCTCGATTCCATGCTGCGCGCCGCAGGATACAAAACGGCCCTGTACACGAGCCCGCATCTGACGTGTTTGGGCGAGCGGCTCCTGATCGACGGGCAGATGTTGGGCGGCGAGAAATGGCTGGACGCTCTGGAGCGGATCAGCGTGGTTTTGAAAAAGCTGCCGGAGGTCCGTCTGGGATATTTTCAGGCGCTGACGGCGGCCGCTTTCTGGCTGATCGAGCGGGAGAAGGTCGATGCCGCGGTGATCGAAACGGGGCTGGGCGGACGGCTCGACGCCACGAACATGCTGCGCCGGCCTCTGCTGAGCGTTATCACGCCGCTGGGGATGGATCACATGCATTTGCTCGGCAACAGTCTGAGCGAGATCGCCGCGGAGAAGTTCGGCATCGTCAAGCCGGGCGGAAGAGCCCTGTACTGCGGCGGCGAGGCGGCGCTGAACGAACAGTTCCGCCGCCGTTGTGCGGAAGTGAGCGCGGTCGGCGAGATCTTTTCCGAGCACTGTCGGATTGCCGGCGTTCAAACCTCTTTGGACGGGAATCGCTTTATCTATGCGAGCCCGCGGGGGACGCGGCGCTGCTTCGTCCGACTCGCGGGGCTGCATCAGCCCGAAAACGCCTCGCTGGCGCTGCGTGCCCTGGAAATAATCTCCGATAAACTGCCGTGTGACGCCGCGGCGATGGAAAAGGGACTGGCGGAAGTTTCCTGGCCGGGACGTATGGAAGTCATGCACCGTAATCCTGACGTGATTCTGGACGGCGCCCACAATCCCCATGGCACGGCCGCATTGATCCGGTCGCTGAAAGCGCTTTACGGCGACCGGCCGCTCAGCTTTGTCTACACGTCAATGGCCGATAAGGATTACGCCGCCTCGCTGGCACTGTATGCCCGGGCGTTTCCGCAGGCGCGGCTGTTCTGCGTGGAGCTTGAAGGTGCGCCGCGTTGCGAGAACGCCGAGATTCTGGCGCGGACGGCGGCCGCTTTCCCGTGGAAACGCGAACCGCTGGCGGTGAAAGATCCGCGGACGGCTCTGAAAAACGCCATGGCGCTGGGCAATCCCGTGATTCTTTGCGGAAGTCTGTACTTCATCGGCACGGTCAGGAGGCGGATAAAGGACGATGGATGGCTGTAA
- a CDS encoding valine--tRNA ligase — protein MASRNTELSKTYDPAPLEEKWYQWWLDQNLFDAKIDPEKKAFSIVLPPPNVTGALHMGHAYDHTFQDILARYKRARGYSVLWLPGTDHAGIATQNVVERRLAKEGTSRRALGREAFVKRTWEWKEEYRDRIVNQMKSLGDSCDWKRERFTMDEGLSKAVRTVFCRLYEKGLIYKGKYIVNWCPRCHTALSDIEVEHSEEMGHMYYVRYYFKDSDEYIMIATTRPETIIADVAVAVHPGDEAHAYAVGREVIVPMTGGRRVDGKMTGGRAIPVIADRMVDPAFGTGFVKITPAHDPNDFQVGRTHDLEPIQVIDEDGHMINMTEAAKEMEGMSVAEARVKSVEIMQNEGALEKIEELPHQVGHCYRCGTTVEPYLSEQWFVKVAPLAERGVAESKAGHMHWIPSQWDKTYYQWMDGVRDWCISRQLWWGHRIPAWTCEDCGHIVVAEHDPDCCPKCGSRKLKQDEDVLDTWFSSALWPFSTMGWPEDTEELRYFYPTSVMVTGFDIIFFWVSRMIMMGLEFMDEVPFRDIFIHALVRDEKGRKMSKSLGNGIDPIDMINLYGADALRFTVAALTVQGRDILLGPAKIESYKRFINKIWNASRFALMNLGDEDHEGQPDPKRMRLHDRWILERLRRLDDVVTKDIDGYFIGEAARELYEFMWGDFCDWYIELSKPALYGDEGPERQKTTKRVLLCVFRDVLRLLHPFTPFVTEELWHAFAFGEKPMELEAWPEAAAYAEDRASVAEMDELQEFIRSIRNLRAEAGLPPSQNMRRVVLRGPGKDFEPVLEANLDLIKLSAKVDAVEVVAADAPKPHLALSSIVRAGQVFLPVGDLLDPKAEVERLQKELKQVEANLARSEKKLSSESFVAKAPEDVVETERQRADESKSRRVRILENIASLSEE, from the coding sequence ATGGCCTCGCGCAATACAGAGCTGTCGAAAACATACGACCCCGCGCCTCTTGAGGAAAAATGGTATCAGTGGTGGCTGGATCAAAATCTTTTTGACGCAAAGATCGATCCAGAAAAGAAAGCTTTCTCGATCGTGCTGCCGCCGCCGAACGTTACCGGAGCGCTGCACATGGGGCACGCCTACGACCATACGTTTCAAGATATTCTGGCGCGTTACAAGAGAGCGCGCGGATACAGCGTGCTCTGGCTGCCCGGGACGGATCACGCCGGCATTGCCACACAGAACGTGGTGGAGCGTCGTCTCGCCAAAGAGGGCACGTCGCGGCGCGCTTTGGGGCGCGAGGCCTTTGTGAAAAGGACTTGGGAATGGAAAGAGGAATATCGCGACCGCATCGTCAATCAGATGAAAAGCCTGGGCGATTCCTGCGACTGGAAGCGCGAGCGCTTCACGATGGACGAAGGGCTTTCCAAAGCCGTTCGTACGGTGTTTTGCCGCCTCTATGAAAAAGGTTTGATCTACAAAGGGAAATACATTGTCAACTGGTGCCCGCGCTGCCATACGGCGCTCTCCGACATCGAGGTGGAGCATTCCGAAGAGATGGGGCACATGTACTATGTCCGTTATTATTTCAAGGACAGCGACGAGTACATCATGATCGCCACGACGCGTCCGGAAACGATCATCGCCGACGTAGCGGTGGCGGTGCATCCCGGCGACGAAGCGCACGCCTATGCGGTTGGCCGCGAGGTGATCGTGCCGATGACGGGCGGACGGCGTGTCGACGGCAAGATGACCGGCGGACGGGCGATTCCCGTCATCGCCGATCGCATGGTCGATCCCGCTTTCGGGACCGGCTTCGTGAAAATCACGCCGGCGCACGATCCCAACGACTTTCAGGTCGGGCGTACGCATGATCTCGAACCGATTCAGGTGATCGACGAGGACGGCCATATGATCAACATGACCGAAGCCGCCAAAGAAATGGAAGGCATGTCCGTGGCCGAGGCGCGCGTCAAAAGCGTAGAGATCATGCAGAACGAGGGCGCGCTCGAAAAAATCGAAGAACTGCCGCATCAGGTCGGCCATTGCTATCGTTGCGGCACGACCGTGGAGCCTTACCTGTCAGAACAGTGGTTCGTCAAGGTGGCTCCGCTGGCCGAACGCGGCGTCGCGGAATCGAAGGCCGGCCACATGCACTGGATCCCTTCGCAGTGGGACAAAACGTATTATCAGTGGATGGATGGCGTGCGCGACTGGTGCATTTCCCGTCAGCTGTGGTGGGGACATCGCATTCCCGCCTGGACCTGCGAGGACTGCGGTCATATCGTAGTTGCCGAACACGATCCCGACTGCTGCCCCAAGTGCGGTTCTCGAAAACTGAAACAGGATGAGGACGTTCTGGACACCTGGTTCAGCAGCGCGCTGTGGCCGTTTTCGACAATGGGCTGGCCTGAAGATACCGAGGAACTGAGATATTTCTATCCCACGTCGGTCATGGTCACGGGATTCGACATTATTTTCTTCTGGGTGTCGCGAATGATCATGATGGGGCTGGAGTTTATGGATGAGGTGCCCTTCCGTGACATTTTCATCCATGCTCTGGTGCGCGACGAAAAGGGACGCAAGATGAGCAAGTCTTTGGGCAACGGCATCGACCCCATCGACATGATCAATCTGTACGGCGCCGACGCCCTGCGCTTTACGGTCGCGGCTCTGACGGTACAGGGGCGCGACATCCTGCTCGGCCCTGCGAAGATCGAAAGTTATAAGCGCTTTATCAACAAGATCTGGAACGCCAGCCGTTTTGCGCTGATGAATCTCGGCGACGAGGATCATGAAGGACAGCCCGATCCCAAGCGCATGCGCCTTCATGACCGGTGGATCCTCGAACGACTGCGCCGTCTTGACGACGTCGTGACGAAGGATATCGACGGATACTTCATCGGCGAAGCCGCCCGCGAGCTTTACGAGTTTATGTGGGGCGATTTCTGCGATTGGTACATCGAGCTTTCCAAGCCGGCTCTGTACGGCGACGAAGGCCCCGAGCGCCAGAAAACGACGAAGCGCGTGCTGCTGTGCGTTTTCAGAGATGTGCTGCGTCTGCTGCATCCTTTCACGCCCTTTGTGACCGAGGAACTGTGGCACGCATTCGCTTTCGGCGAAAAGCCGATGGAGCTCGAAGCCTGGCCCGAGGCCGCCGCTTACGCGGAGGATCGGGCGTCGGTCGCGGAGATGGACGAGCTTCAGGAATTTATCCGCTCCATCCGCAACCTGCGCGCCGAAGCGGGACTGCCGCCCAGCCAGAACATGCGGCGCGTTGTGCTGCGCGGTCCCGGCAAAGACTTTGAGCCGGTGCTCGAAGCCAATCTCGACCTGATCAAACTCTCCGCCAAGGTCGACGCCGTCGAAGTCGTCGCTGCCGACGCGCCCAAACCGCATTTGGCGCTGAGCTCCATCGTCAGGGCCGGGCAGGTGTTCCTGCCGGTAGGCGATCTGCTCGATCCGAAAGCGGAGGTCGAGCGCCTGCAAAAGGAACTGAAGCAGGTCGAGGCCAATCTGGCCCGCAGTGAGAAGAAACTCTCGAGCGAAAGCTTTGTGGCCAAAGCTCCGGAGGACGTCGTCGAGACGGAACGCCAGCGCGCCGACGAGTCGAAGAGCCGCCGCGTTCGCATTCTCGAAAACATTGCCAGCTTGTCCGAGGAATAA
- the yihA gene encoding ribosome biogenesis GTP-binding protein YihA/YsxC — MITWKALLRCTAYRIQQFPAGSLPEVALAGRSNVGKSSLLNKLAGQKLARVSSEPGMTRSVNFFDVQAPHPFTLVDLPGFGYASRSKDERKGWASLVEGYIERRGTLALVVHLVDIRHGLLDKDRELQEWLKALDVPMQVVFTKADKIAKTKRKSVIMKYVETGLYSWNLPLACSVDEPATIEALKAQIDLYLTTALK, encoded by the coding sequence ATGATCACCTGGAAGGCGTTGTTGCGCTGTACCGCCTATAGAATCCAGCAGTTTCCCGCAGGGAGCCTGCCTGAAGTCGCCCTGGCGGGGCGTTCCAACGTCGGCAAATCTTCGCTGCTGAACAAACTGGCCGGACAAAAACTGGCTCGCGTCAGTTCGGAGCCGGGAATGACCCGCAGCGTCAATTTCTTCGACGTTCAGGCGCCTCATCCCTTTACGCTCGTCGATCTGCCGGGATTTGGCTACGCGTCCCGCAGCAAGGACGAACGCAAAGGCTGGGCTTCGCTGGTCGAGGGCTATATCGAACGCCGGGGAACTCTGGCCCTGGTGGTTCATCTGGTGGATATCAGGCACGGCCTGCTGGATAAGGACCGTGAACTTCAGGAATGGCTCAAGGCTTTGGACGTGCCGATGCAGGTCGTTTTCACCAAAGCCGACAAGATTGCAAAAACGAAACGTAAGAGCGTGATCATGAAGTATGTCGAAACGGGCCTTTATTCGTGGAATCTGCCTTTGGCCTGTTCAGTCGACGAGCCCGCGACGATTGAAGCTCTGAAAGCGCAGATCGATCTGTATCTGACCACTGCGCTGAAATAA
- the lon gene encoding endopeptidase La, producing the protein MLYVLPARDTVIFPGVLVPIFVGRSSTLKAIEIAATAEKRYIFVAAQKNPEEENPGPADVYDVGTVCEMLQMIRMPDGTMKLLLEGKERKRCRAYVLQDSMLTADLVSVPSGYVDNDRLEALRQEVLREFESYVTYHPRLPAELIQPVSAIKDPGLAADMIAAHMTLDVQRKQSLLECFRVDSRLELLLKYLISETEMLKLGREIHTKVQKEIDQNQREYFLREQLKAIQEELKIDDSPEAQDLRDRAAKSELPDSVRSKVESELKRMAKTPSMSPESTVIRNYVEWLLDVPWLRKSEEQLDIGAAKKVLDANHYGLKRVKDRLLEYLAVRKLAGKSSRAQILCLVGPPGVGKTSLGKSVAQALGRRFVSFSLGGMRDEAEIRGHRRTYIGALPGRIVQKLKEAGCNNPVMLLDEVDKIGSDFRGDPASALLEVLDPEQNSHFTDHYLEVPVDLSDVLFITTANVSHTIPAPLLDRMDVIELSSYLPEEKYHIAKGHLLPRIYRESGLTKKDAVLSSAALKAVIADYSHESGVRELDRRLSTLFRKIARSALEREERGEASRKVSIGVKDLAGYLGAPHRPDVRIPKEPQTGLSVGLAWTAAGGDVLIIEAVKMPGKGELQLTGNLGKVMQESAMTALGFLKSHWRKLTKQAEPKWGATGLHLHVPEGAIPKDGPSAGITMAIALFSALSGAKYRPGYAMTGEISLRGDVLPIGGLREKTLAAKRYGIYNLFVPEANRADAEDMEPWIKQDVHYVFVSQAAQVFEKVLEGGR; encoded by the coding sequence ATGTTGTACGTGCTGCCTGCCCGTGACACCGTCATTTTCCCCGGAGTTCTTGTGCCGATTTTCGTCGGACGTTCTTCGACCTTGAAGGCCATAGAAATTGCGGCCACTGCGGAGAAACGTTACATCTTTGTGGCAGCTCAAAAGAATCCCGAAGAAGAAAATCCGGGCCCCGCGGATGTATACGATGTCGGCACCGTGTGCGAGATGCTGCAGATGATCCGCATGCCCGACGGTACGATGAAGCTGCTGCTCGAAGGCAAAGAGCGCAAACGCTGCCGCGCCTATGTGCTGCAGGACTCCATGCTGACGGCTGATCTTGTCTCTGTGCCGAGCGGCTACGTGGATAACGACCGTTTGGAAGCCCTGCGCCAGGAAGTGCTCCGTGAGTTTGAGAGCTACGTGACCTACCATCCCCGTCTGCCGGCGGAGCTGATTCAGCCGGTCAGCGCCATCAAGGATCCCGGGCTGGCGGCCGACATGATCGCGGCGCACATGACTCTTGACGTCCAGCGCAAGCAGTCGTTGCTTGAATGCTTTCGAGTGGACAGCCGCCTCGAGCTGCTTCTGAAATATTTGATTTCGGAGACGGAAATGCTGAAGCTGGGGCGAGAAATCCATACCAAAGTTCAAAAGGAGATCGACCAGAATCAGCGGGAGTATTTCCTGCGCGAACAGCTGAAAGCCATTCAGGAAGAGCTGAAGATCGACGATTCTCCGGAAGCCCAGGACCTGCGCGACCGGGCGGCGAAGAGCGAACTGCCCGACTCCGTTCGTTCGAAGGTCGAGAGCGAGCTGAAACGCATGGCGAAAACGCCGTCCATGTCGCCGGAGTCGACCGTCATTCGAAACTATGTGGAATGGCTGCTTGACGTGCCATGGCTGAGAAAATCGGAAGAGCAGCTTGACATCGGCGCGGCGAAAAAAGTCCTCGACGCCAATCATTACGGCCTGAAACGCGTTAAAGACCGTCTCCTTGAATATCTGGCCGTACGGAAATTGGCCGGCAAGTCCTCGCGGGCGCAGATTTTGTGCCTGGTCGGACCGCCCGGCGTCGGCAAGACGTCGTTGGGAAAGTCGGTTGCCCAGGCGTTGGGGCGCCGTTTCGTCAGTTTTTCTCTGGGCGGAATGCGCGACGAGGCCGAGATTCGCGGACATCGTCGCACCTACATCGGCGCTTTGCCCGGACGCATCGTGCAGAAATTGAAAGAAGCCGGCTGCAACAATCCCGTCATGCTGCTTGACGAAGTGGACAAGATCGGTTCGGACTTTCGCGGCGATCCTGCCAGCGCTCTGCTTGAAGTTCTCGATCCGGAACAGAATTCCCATTTTACCGACCACTATCTTGAAGTGCCCGTCGATTTGAGCGACGTCCTTTTCATCACGACGGCCAACGTCTCCCATACGATTCCGGCGCCGCTGCTGGATCGTATGGACGTGATCGAGCTTTCCAGTTATCTGCCCGAAGAAAAGTATCACATCGCCAAAGGCCATCTGCTGCCTCGCATCTACAGGGAAAGCGGCCTGACGAAGAAAGACGCTGTCCTTTCGTCGGCGGCGCTGAAAGCCGTCATTGCCGATTATTCTCACGAATCCGGCGTGCGCGAGCTCGACCGTCGCCTGTCCACGCTGTTCCGCAAGATCGCCCGCTCGGCTTTGGAACGGGAAGAACGGGGCGAAGCTTCGCGAAAAGTCAGCATTGGAGTCAAAGATCTGGCGGGGTATCTGGGCGCGCCTCACCGCCCGGACGTGAGAATTCCCAAAGAGCCGCAGACGGGGCTTTCCGTCGGACTGGCCTGGACGGCTGCCGGCGGCGACGTCCTGATCATCGAAGCCGTGAAGATGCCCGGCAAGGGAGAACTGCAGCTGACCGGCAATCTTGGCAAGGTCATGCAGGAATCGGCGATGACCGCGCTGGGATTCCTCAAGTCTCATTGGCGTAAGCTGACGAAACAGGCCGAGCCGAAATGGGGGGCGACGGGGCTGCATCTTCACGTCCCCGAAGGCGCCATCCCAAAGGACGGCCCGTCCGCCGGCATCACCATGGCGATCGCTCTTTTCTCCGCGTTGAGCGGCGCAAAATATCGTCCCGGCTACGCCATGACCGGGGAAATTTCCTTGCGCGGCGACGTGCTGCCGATCGGCGGACTGCGCGAAAAAACACTGGCGGCCAAACGCTACGGCATTTATAATCTGTTCGTACCGGAAGCGAACCGGGCCGACGCGGAAGACATGGAACCCTGGATCAAACAGGACGTTCATTATGTTTTCGTCTCTCAGGCGGCGCAAGTCTTCGAAAAGGTGCTGGAGGGCGGACGATGA